A region from the Enterobacter roggenkampii genome encodes:
- the thiM gene encoding hydroxyethylthiazole kinase, with protein MQPDLLDLHVLHHFRTRSPLTHCMTNDVVQTFTANVLLALGASPAMVIEAEEAEQFAAIADALLVNVGTLTALRAQSMRRAIESAVAAGKPWTLDPVAVGALAFRTRFCHQILALKPAAIRGNASEILALAGMSAGGRGVDTTDTAASAVPAAQALARQINTIVVVTGEVDYITDGQRTRTVTGGDPLMTRVVGTGCALSAVVAASCSLPGDRLDNIAAACGWMKRAGTVAVAHSRGPGSFASAFLDALYTLEEQA; from the coding sequence ATGCAGCCTGACCTGCTCGATTTACACGTTTTACACCACTTCCGAACCCGTTCTCCGCTGACCCATTGTATGACCAATGACGTCGTACAGACCTTTACGGCCAACGTTTTGCTGGCGCTTGGCGCATCTCCGGCGATGGTGATCGAGGCCGAAGAGGCCGAGCAGTTTGCCGCGATAGCCGATGCGCTGCTGGTTAACGTTGGCACGCTGACCGCGCTGCGCGCCCAGTCGATGCGTCGTGCAATTGAAAGTGCGGTAGCGGCAGGCAAACCCTGGACGCTGGACCCGGTTGCCGTGGGCGCCCTGGCGTTCCGCACTCGGTTTTGCCATCAAATCCTTGCCCTGAAACCGGCCGCCATTCGCGGCAATGCTTCCGAAATCCTTGCCCTCGCGGGGATGAGCGCGGGCGGGCGCGGCGTCGATACGACCGATACCGCCGCCAGCGCGGTGCCTGCTGCCCAGGCGCTGGCCCGGCAGATCAATACGATTGTGGTGGTCACCGGCGAGGTGGACTACATCACGGACGGGCAACGTACCCGAACGGTAACCGGCGGTGACCCGCTGATGACGCGCGTGGTGGGCACCGGGTGCGCGCTCTCTGCCGTTGTGGCGGCGAGCTGCTCGCTGCCGGGTGACCGGCTGGATAACATCGCCGCCGCCTGCGGATGGATGAAGCGGGCCGGAACGGTGGCCGTTGCGCACTCGCGCGGCCCGGGCAGTTTTGCCAGCGCGTTCCTCGACGCGCTCTACACGCTGGAGGAGCAGGCATGA
- a CDS encoding ADP-ribosylglycohydrolase family protein: MKQERILGALYGQALGDAMGMPSELWPRKRVKAHFGWIDRFLPGPAENNAACYFRQAEFTDDTSMALCLADAIIECDGEINADVIGKHILNWALDFDAFNKNVLGPTSKIALNAIRDGKPVSALENNGVTNGAAMRASPLGCLLPATRLEHFVEQVAQASSPTHKSDLAIAGAVVMAWAVSRAIDGESWQNIVDALPGIARYAQEMKTTTFSASLAARIELALKTVREANGIESASEQVYQLIGAGTSTIESVPAAIAMVELAGTDPNRCAILCANLGGDTDTIGAMATAICGALHGVQAIDPALKAELDAVNQLNFGHYCEKLLHFREQREGV; this comes from the coding sequence ATGAAACAAGAACGTATTCTCGGTGCCCTTTACGGGCAGGCGTTAGGGGATGCGATGGGCATGCCGTCGGAGCTGTGGCCGAGAAAGCGCGTCAAGGCGCACTTCGGCTGGATCGACCGCTTTTTACCCGGCCCGGCAGAAAATAACGCGGCCTGCTATTTCAGGCAGGCAGAGTTCACCGACGATACCTCAATGGCGCTGTGCCTGGCCGATGCGATTATCGAGTGCGACGGGGAAATTAATGCGGACGTTATCGGCAAGCATATCCTGAACTGGGCGCTTGATTTCGACGCGTTCAACAAGAACGTGCTCGGCCCGACCTCCAAAATCGCGCTTAATGCGATTCGTGACGGGAAGCCGGTCAGCGCGCTGGAAAACAACGGCGTGACCAACGGGGCGGCGATGCGCGCCTCCCCGCTGGGCTGTCTCCTTCCGGCGACGCGGCTGGAACACTTTGTTGAACAGGTGGCGCAGGCCTCCAGCCCGACCCATAAATCGGACCTCGCGATTGCCGGCGCGGTGGTGATGGCCTGGGCGGTTTCCCGCGCCATCGACGGCGAAAGCTGGCAGAACATCGTTGATGCCCTGCCGGGGATCGCCCGCTATGCGCAGGAGATGAAAACCACCACCTTCAGCGCGTCGCTGGCGGCGCGTATTGAACTGGCGCTAAAGACCGTACGGGAAGCCAACGGTATTGAGTCCGCCAGCGAGCAGGTTTATCAGCTGATTGGCGCGGGAACCAGCACCATTGAGTCCGTTCCGGCGGCCATTGCGATGGTGGAACTGGCGGGAACCGACCCGAACCGCTGCGCCATCTTATGCGCCAATCTTGGCGGTGATACGGACACTATTGGCGCCATGGCGACGGCCATCTGCGGCGCGCTCCACGGCGTGCAGGCGATTGATCCGGCGCTCAAAGCCGAACTCGACGCCGTCAACCAGCTCAACTTCGGCCATTATTGCGAGAAACTGCTGCACTTCAGGGAGCAAAGGGAGGGCGTATGA
- a CDS encoding nucleoside permease: protein MKTKVQLSFMMFVEWFIWGAWFVPLWLWLSKSGFTAGEIGWSYACTAIAAILSPILVGSLTDRFFAAQKVLAVLMFAGAILMYFAAQQTQFSTFFPLLLVYSLTYMPTIALTNSIAFANVDDVEADFPRIRVMGTLGWIASGLACGFLPQMLGYSDISDTNIPLLMTAASSALLGVFALFLPNTPPKSTGKLDFKVMLGLDALILLRDRNFLVFFFCSFLFAMPLAFYYIFANGYLTEVGMKNATGWMTLGQFSEIFFMLALPFFTKRFGIKKVLLLGLITAAIRYGFFVYGGAEQYFTYALLFLGILLHGVSYDFYYVTAYIYVDKKAPVHMRTAAQGLITLCCQGFGSLLGYRLGGVMMEKMFAYKEPVKGLTFNWAGMWTFGAIMIAVIAVLFMLFFRESDKEIAAIAVVDGDAALTQGEVK, encoded by the coding sequence ATGAAAACGAAAGTCCAACTGTCATTCATGATGTTTGTTGAATGGTTTATCTGGGGCGCGTGGTTTGTGCCGCTGTGGCTGTGGCTGAGCAAAAGCGGTTTTACCGCCGGGGAAATCGGCTGGTCTTATGCCTGTACCGCCATTGCCGCTATCCTCTCCCCAATTCTGGTCGGCTCGCTGACGGACCGCTTCTTCGCCGCGCAGAAAGTGCTGGCGGTGCTGATGTTTGCCGGCGCGATTCTGATGTACTTCGCGGCACAGCAAACCCAGTTCAGCACCTTCTTCCCGCTGCTGCTGGTTTACTCCCTGACCTACATGCCCACCATCGCGCTGACCAACAGCATTGCCTTCGCGAACGTGGACGACGTCGAGGCCGACTTCCCGCGTATCCGCGTGATGGGCACCCTCGGCTGGATAGCCTCCGGTCTGGCGTGCGGCTTCCTGCCGCAGATGCTGGGCTATAGCGATATTTCCGATACCAATATTCCCCTGCTGATGACCGCCGCCAGCTCCGCCCTGCTCGGCGTGTTTGCCCTCTTCCTGCCGAACACACCGCCAAAAAGTACCGGCAAGCTGGACTTTAAAGTGATGCTGGGGCTGGACGCGCTGATCCTGCTGCGCGACAGAAACTTCCTCGTGTTCTTCTTCTGCTCGTTCCTGTTCGCCATGCCGCTGGCCTTCTACTACATTTTCGCCAACGGCTATCTCACTGAAGTGGGGATGAAAAACGCCACCGGCTGGATGACGCTCGGCCAGTTCTCGGAAATCTTCTTTATGCTGGCGCTGCCGTTCTTTACCAAACGCTTTGGTATTAAGAAGGTCTTACTGCTGGGTCTGATTACCGCCGCCATCCGCTACGGGTTCTTCGTTTACGGCGGTGCGGAACAATACTTCACCTACGCCCTGCTGTTCCTCGGCATTCTGCTGCACGGCGTGAGCTACGACTTCTACTACGTCACCGCGTATATCTACGTGGATAAAAAAGCGCCGGTGCATATGCGCACCGCCGCGCAGGGCCTGATTACGCTCTGCTGTCAGGGCTTTGGTAGCCTGCTGGGTTACCGCCTGGGCGGCGTGATGATGGAAAAAATGTTCGCCTACAAAGAGCCGGTGAAGGGGCTGACCTTCAACTGGGCCGGAATGTGGACATTTGGCGCAATCATGATTGCCGTGATTGCCGTGCTGTTTATGCTGTTTTTCCGCGAATCGGACAAAGAGATCGCTGCAATTGCGGTGGTTGATGGCGATGCCGCGCTGACACAAGGGGAAGTTAAATGA
- the thiD gene encoding bifunctional hydroxymethylpyrimidine kinase/phosphomethylpyrimidine kinase, translating into MKRINALTIAGTDPSGGAGIQADLKTFSALGAYGCSVITALVAQNTCGVQSVYRIEPDFVAAQLDSVFSDVRIDTTKIGMLAETDIVEAVAERLKRYQVQNVVLDTVMLAKSGDPLLSASAVETLRNKLLPQAALITPNLPEAAALLGAPHAQTEREMKEQGNALLAMGCGAVLMKGGHLDDPESPDWLFTRDGELRFTAPRVQTKNTHGTGCTLSAALAALRPRHESWADTVSEAKAWLSAALAKADTLEVGHGIGPVHHFHAWW; encoded by the coding sequence ATGAAACGGATTAACGCCCTGACCATTGCCGGCACCGATCCCAGCGGCGGCGCGGGTATCCAGGCAGACCTGAAAACCTTCTCGGCGCTGGGCGCGTACGGCTGCTCGGTCATCACCGCGCTGGTGGCGCAAAACACGTGCGGCGTGCAGTCGGTCTACCGCATCGAGCCAGATTTTGTTGCCGCGCAGCTGGATTCGGTGTTCAGCGATGTGCGTATTGATACCACCAAGATCGGCATGCTGGCCGAAACGGACATTGTGGAAGCGGTGGCCGAACGGCTTAAGCGCTATCAGGTGCAAAACGTGGTGCTGGATACCGTCATGCTGGCAAAAAGCGGCGATCCGCTGCTCTCCGCCTCCGCCGTCGAGACGCTGCGCAATAAGCTGCTGCCGCAGGCAGCGCTCATCACGCCCAATCTTCCGGAAGCCGCCGCGCTGCTGGGCGCGCCGCACGCGCAAACTGAACGGGAAATGAAAGAGCAGGGCAATGCGCTGCTGGCGATGGGCTGCGGGGCGGTGCTGATGAAGGGCGGGCATCTTGATGATCCGGAAAGTCCGGACTGGCTCTTCACCCGCGACGGCGAACTACGCTTTACCGCGCCGCGCGTGCAGACCAAAAATACCCACGGCACGGGTTGTACGCTCTCGGCCGCACTGGCGGCGCTGCGCCCACGTCATGAAAGCTGGGCCGATACGGTTAGCGAAGCAAAAGCCTGGCTCTCGGCGGCGCTGGCAAAAGCTGATACTCTGGAAGTCGGTCACGGTATTGGGCCGGTACACCATTTTCATGCATGGTGGTAA
- a CDS encoding PfkB family carbohydrate kinase translates to MKAFAQRLENLHATRPVTVLGAAVIDVIADAYALPWRGCDIELKQQGVNIGGCALNIAIALKRLGIAAQNALPVGHGVWADIIRNAMAKQDLHSAVEAETGDNGWCLALVEPDGERTFMSFSGVENQWQQRWLDALHVPQNSLVYLSGYQLASPCGELLTGWLEGLQDVTAFIDFGPRIADVPDALMERIMACRPIVSLNRQEAGLAAERLGVEAENLGAEWQQRFGAALIVRHDKDGATWYDGDASGVVPAFPATVVDTIGAGDSHAGGTLAGLAAGWSLADAVLLGNAVASWVVSHRGGDCAPTREALLLAHKDV, encoded by the coding sequence ATGAAGGCATTTGCCCAACGTCTCGAAAATCTGCACGCCACGCGCCCGGTGACGGTGCTGGGCGCCGCGGTGATTGACGTCATCGCCGACGCCTACGCCCTGCCCTGGCGCGGGTGCGATATCGAACTTAAGCAGCAGGGCGTGAATATTGGCGGCTGCGCGCTGAACATTGCCATCGCCCTGAAACGCCTCGGGATCGCCGCGCAAAATGCCCTTCCCGTCGGCCATGGCGTTTGGGCGGATATTATCCGCAACGCCATGGCGAAGCAGGATCTGCACAGCGCCGTAGAGGCTGAAACCGGCGACAACGGCTGGTGTCTGGCGCTGGTGGAGCCAGACGGCGAGCGCACCTTTATGTCCTTTAGCGGCGTGGAAAACCAGTGGCAGCAGCGCTGGCTGGATGCGCTTCACGTTCCGCAAAACAGCCTGGTTTATCTCTCCGGCTACCAGCTGGCCTCGCCGTGCGGCGAGCTGCTGACAGGCTGGCTGGAGGGATTACAGGACGTGACGGCCTTTATCGATTTCGGCCCACGCATCGCGGATGTTCCTGATGCGCTGATGGAGAGAATCATGGCCTGCAGGCCAATCGTGTCGCTCAATCGTCAGGAAGCGGGGCTCGCGGCTGAAAGACTGGGTGTGGAGGCTGAAAACCTCGGTGCGGAGTGGCAGCAGCGCTTCGGCGCCGCGCTGATCGTGCGCCATGATAAAGACGGTGCTACGTGGTATGACGGTGACGCCTCGGGCGTTGTTCCGGCGTTTCCGGCGACGGTTGTGGATACCATTGGTGCAGGCGACAGCCACGCGGGCGGCACGCTGGCCGGGCTGGCTGCGGGATGGTCACTGGCAGATGCCGTTCTGCTGGGGAATGCCGTGGCGTCATGGGTGGTCAGCCACCGCGGCGGGGATTGCGCCCCGACGCGCGAGGCACTACTCCTCGCACACAAAGACGTATAG
- a CDS encoding GntR family transcriptional regulator gives MEQAHTRLIAQLNERIAAPDNTPLYLKFAETVKNAVRSGVLEHGNILPGERDLSQLTGVSRITVRKAMQALEEEGVVTRARGYGTQINNIFEYSLKEARGFSQQVVLRGKKPNTLWVNKRVVKCPEEVANHLSISPESEVFLLKRIRYVDDDAVSIEESWVPVGLIPDPDAIGISLYDYFRSQNIFPQRTRSRVSARMPDSEFQTHIKMDEKIPVLVIKQVALDQQHRPIEYSISYCRSDLYVFVCEE, from the coding sequence ATGGAACAAGCGCATACCCGGTTAATCGCTCAACTGAATGAACGGATCGCCGCGCCCGACAACACGCCGCTGTACCTGAAGTTTGCCGAAACGGTAAAAAATGCTGTGCGCAGCGGGGTGCTGGAGCACGGGAATATTTTGCCCGGCGAGCGCGATCTGAGCCAGTTGACCGGGGTGTCGCGCATTACCGTGCGTAAAGCGATGCAGGCGCTGGAAGAAGAGGGCGTGGTGACGCGCGCCCGTGGCTATGGCACGCAAATCAACAATATCTTCGAATATTCGCTGAAAGAGGCGCGCGGTTTTTCCCAGCAGGTGGTGCTGCGCGGCAAGAAGCCGAATACGCTCTGGGTCAACAAGCGGGTGGTGAAGTGTCCGGAAGAGGTGGCCAACCACCTGTCGATCTCCCCGGAGAGCGAGGTCTTTTTGCTCAAGCGCATTCGCTATGTCGATGACGATGCGGTGTCGATTGAAGAGTCCTGGGTCCCCGTCGGGTTAATTCCCGACCCGGATGCGATTGGCATTTCGCTCTATGACTACTTCCGCAGTCAGAATATCTTCCCGCAGCGCACCCGCTCAAGGGTGAGCGCCCGCATGCCCGACAGCGAGTTTCAGACGCACATTAAGATGGACGAAAAAATACCGGTGCTGGTGATCAAGCAGGTCGCGCTTGACCAGCAGCACCGACCGATTGAGTACAGCATCAGCTACTGTCGCAGCGATCTATACGTCTTTGTGTGCGAGGAGTAG
- a CDS encoding YadA C-terminal domain-containing protein produces the protein MNYLNTTAIAVFGFVFAGSMNTANAAEVNVNLDDNVNNPGAHIQIQGTDKTAYNLDNIEGSNIKQDGQIYNLQGDIERANTAINKAQDTANTAQDGVNANTQANAILNQKVDDNKAGQTITDNKQNILIDNTNNKADAALQGVITNGQAIIDTNTRVDKAELTATNANNKADANTQALAGKVDKSIFDADQDRQDHALQDASDKATQAFNTGAYAQSLAVDAQTVAAANKAAVANVQSRQQAQETTIQNHSAQLANHESRITALESQNNAKFSSLENQQNEDRKEYRAGIAGAASLAGLHYVDTDNAVAVGAANFKDAQGYAVGYRHKFAENIAATLSTSGTSNGDEIVAASASYGW, from the coding sequence ATGAACTATTTAAATACAACAGCTATCGCTGTTTTTGGTTTTGTGTTCGCTGGTTCAATGAATACTGCAAATGCAGCGGAAGTAAACGTAAACCTTGACGATAACGTCAATAATCCAGGTGCTCACATTCAAATTCAGGGTACCGATAAAACCGCCTACAACCTTGATAACATCGAGGGGAGTAACATTAAGCAAGACGGGCAAATCTATAACCTTCAGGGCGATATTGAAAGAGCAAATACAGCTATTAATAAAGCACAAGATACAGCTAATACCGCTCAAGATGGCGTAAACGCTAACACTCAAGCTAACGCTATCCTTAATCAGAAAGTCGATGATAACAAAGCAGGTCAGACAATCACTGATAACAAACAGAATATATTGATTGATAACACTAATAATAAAGCAGATGCGGCTTTACAAGGCGTTATTACTAACGGTCAAGCAATCATTGATACAAACACAAGAGTAGATAAAGCTGAACTCACCGCTACCAATGCGAACAACAAAGCAGATGCTAACACTCAAGCGCTGGCAGGTAAGGTAGATAAAAGCATTTTCGACGCCGATCAGGATAGACAAGATCACGCCCTTCAGGATGCCTCTGACAAAGCGACTCAGGCATTTAATACGGGCGCTTATGCGCAATCTTTAGCGGTTGATGCACAAACGGTAGCCGCTGCTAACAAAGCTGCTGTTGCTAACGTTCAGTCACGCCAGCAAGCACAAGAAACGACGATTCAGAATCACAGCGCACAATTAGCGAATCATGAATCACGTATTACTGCGTTAGAGAGTCAAAATAACGCTAAGTTCTCTTCTCTGGAGAATCAGCAGAATGAGGATCGCAAGGAATATCGTGCTGGTATCGCTGGCGCTGCTTCTCTTGCTGGTTTGCATTACGTTGATACAGATAACGCGGTTGCCGTCGGTGCTGCCAACTTCAAAGATGCGCAAGGTTACGCAGTCGGTTACCGTCATAAGTTCGCTGAGAATATAGCCGCTACCCTCTCTACATCAGGTACATCCAACGGTGATGAAATTGTTGCGGCGTCCGCATCTTACGGATGGTGA